In a genomic window of Magnolia sinica isolate HGM2019 chromosome 14, MsV1, whole genome shotgun sequence:
- the LOC131224756 gene encoding non-specific lipid-transfer protein 1-like — protein MAGARVHTLVCLVLAFALITSPRAEAAITCGQVVSALSPCVSYLRSGGALPPACCKGIQTLNSSAKTTPDRQAACGCIKSASAGISGLNYGLAAGLPGKCGVSIPYKIALSTDCTKVK, from the exons ATGGCTGGCGCTAGAGTTCATACCCTTGTATGCCTTGTGCTGGCATTTGCATTAATCACCTCGCCCCGCGCTGAAGCTGCTATCACTTGTGGGCAGGTGGTTAGTGCACTGTCTCCGTGCGTTTCTTACCTCCGCTCGGGGGGAGCTTTGCCACCTGCTTGTTGCAAAGGCATCCAAACACTAAATAGCAGTGCCAAGACCACACCCGATCGCCAGGCGGCCTGCGGGTGCATCAAGAGTGCCTCAGCAGGCATCTCTGGCCTCAATTATGGTCTAGCTGCCGGACTACCGGGGAAATGCGGTGTCAGCATTCCTTACAAGATTGCCCTGTCTACCGATTGCACTAA GGTGAAGTGA